One window from the genome of Microcoleus sp. FACHB-68 encodes:
- the rpe gene encoding ribulose-phosphate 3-epimerase translates to MTQTPSSKSIVIAPSILSADFSRLGEEIQAVDKAGADWIHIDVMDGRFVPNITIGPLIVEAVRPVTTKPLDVHLMIVEPERYVEDFAKAGADIISVHAEHNASPHLHRTLCQIRELGKQAGVVLNPSTPLELIEYVIEVCDLVLIMSVNPGFGGQSFIPAVVPKIQKLRQMCNERGLDPWIEVDGGLKGNNTWQVLEAGANAIVAGSAVFKAKDYAEAIEGIRNSKRPTPELAAV, encoded by the coding sequence ATGACTCAAACACCCTCAAGCAAATCTATTGTGATCGCTCCATCCATCTTATCAGCCGATTTCAGCCGTCTAGGAGAAGAAATTCAAGCGGTGGATAAGGCTGGGGCAGATTGGATTCACATCGATGTCATGGATGGTCGCTTTGTCCCTAATATTACAATTGGGCCACTGATTGTGGAAGCCGTTCGTCCTGTGACTACAAAGCCGCTGGATGTCCACTTGATGATTGTGGAACCAGAAAGGTACGTTGAAGATTTTGCTAAAGCCGGCGCGGATATTATTTCGGTTCACGCAGAGCATAACGCTTCGCCTCACCTGCACCGCACGCTGTGCCAAATTCGGGAACTCGGCAAGCAAGCCGGTGTGGTACTCAATCCTTCTACGCCTTTGGAGTTGATTGAGTATGTGATCGAAGTCTGCGATTTGGTGCTGATTATGAGCGTCAACCCCGGCTTTGGGGGTCAGAGTTTTATCCCGGCTGTGGTGCCTAAGATTCAAAAGCTTCGCCAAATGTGCAATGAGCGCGGACTTGATCCGTGGATTGAGGTGGATGGTGGTTTGAAGGGCAATAACACTTGGCAGGTTTTGGAAGCCGGTGCCAATGCCATTGTGGCCGGCTCTGCTGTATTTAAAGCGAAGGATTATGCTGAAGCGATTGAGGGAATTCGCAATAGCAAGCGTCCTACCCCTGAATTGGCGGCAGTTTAA
- a CDS encoding thioredoxin domain-containing protein, whose amino-acid sequence MSCTANKPAAKSTPAADSALKAQVLQIIRENPQVVVESVQAYQQQQQQQVQQARQTFLQQMIVNPASVIGDSPATGAADRKVVLVEFSDFQCPFCSKAHTTVKQFMDKHKDKVTLTYKHLPLTQLHPEALPAAKAAWAAQQQGKFWEYHSALFTQQDKLGEPLYGTIAKNLKLDEARFNKDRQSAAAEAAIQKDVQLAESLGISGTPFFTLNGETLAGAIELPELEKALERVVGATPAPAQTEQPAEPQTETP is encoded by the coding sequence ATGAGTTGCACAGCCAACAAGCCGGCAGCCAAATCAACGCCGGCAGCAGATTCAGCGTTAAAAGCGCAAGTTTTACAGATCATTCGCGAAAACCCGCAAGTGGTTGTAGAGTCAGTTCAGGCGTACCAACAGCAACAACAGCAGCAGGTTCAGCAGGCACGCCAAACATTTTTGCAGCAAATGATCGTCAATCCTGCCTCAGTGATCGGGGATTCCCCCGCCACCGGCGCAGCGGATCGAAAAGTCGTACTCGTGGAGTTTTCAGACTTTCAATGTCCCTTTTGCTCCAAAGCTCACACAACTGTGAAGCAGTTTATGGACAAGCATAAGGATAAAGTCACGTTAACCTACAAGCATTTGCCCCTAACTCAGTTGCATCCAGAGGCGCTACCGGCTGCCAAAGCCGCATGGGCAGCACAGCAGCAGGGCAAATTTTGGGAGTATCACAGTGCCTTGTTTACCCAACAAGACAAGTTAGGCGAGCCGTTGTATGGAACAATTGCAAAAAACTTGAAACTTGATGAAGCTCGGTTCAACAAAGATCGTCAAAGCGCGGCTGCCGAGGCTGCCATTCAAAAAGATGTCCAACTCGCTGAAAGTTTGGGCATTTCTGGTACGCCTTTCTTTACCCTCAACGGCGAAACGCTTGCCGGTGCCATTGAGCTACCAGAATTAGAAAAAGCTTTAGAGCGCGTCGTCGGTGCAACTCCAGCACCGGCACAAACAGAGCAGCCGGCTGAACCCCAAACAGAAACCCCATAG
- a CDS encoding site-specific DNA-methyltransferase: MTNQLFYGDNLEMLRQFIPDNSVDLCYIDPPFNSNRSYYQLYNNQGNQWKTQAFTDTWAWDDFADAGFSQIIDNYQNKFTTQTIDLMAGLSKVLGKGSLLAYLASITLRVTEIHRILKPTGSFYLHCDPTAGHYLKLLLDAVFCPSGGDFKNEIVWCYSIGGKSNKKFAKKHDIIFFYTKSAERYTFNEKAASICRKPNSHMKVRTDAAGRQYQQKTDKITGKLYKYYLDEGKIAEDYWTDIETLNRQDKERLGYPTQKPEALLERIIKVSSNEGDVVLDAYCGCGTTLAVAQRLNRQWIGIDITYQSISLVLKRLENSFGSHILSQIQLMGIPKDRESAIALASDQSHCRRNEFDKWAILTYSNNQALIQEKKRSNQRIEGVVYFLGEHGEFHKIILQFKQNNINFSDIEEMHEIIISQKASLVIYIVLKKSIALVEKAQTYGFHHDKTKGNSYPRLQLVTIQEILEEGKRLKIP; encoded by the coding sequence ATGACGAACCAATTATTTTACGGTGATAATCTTGAAATGCTGCGTCAGTTTATCCCAGATAACTCTGTAGATTTATGCTATATCGATCCGCCTTTTAACTCCAACCGCAGCTACTACCAACTTTATAACAACCAAGGAAATCAGTGGAAAACGCAAGCCTTTACAGATACTTGGGCTTGGGATGATTTCGCAGATGCCGGCTTTTCCCAGATCATTGATAATTATCAAAATAAATTTACAACTCAAACGATTGATTTAATGGCCGGCTTATCAAAAGTTCTAGGCAAAGGCAGCTTACTTGCTTATTTAGCCAGTATTACTCTGAGAGTTACTGAAATTCATCGTATTTTAAAGCCAACTGGGAGTTTTTACCTCCACTGCGATCCGACTGCCGGCCATTATCTTAAGCTACTGCTTGATGCCGTTTTTTGTCCTAGCGGTGGAGATTTTAAAAATGAAATCGTTTGGTGTTATTCAATTGGCGGTAAAAGCAATAAGAAATTTGCAAAAAAGCATGACATTATTTTTTTTTACACAAAAAGCGCTGAAAGATATACCTTTAATGAAAAAGCTGCATCAATTTGTAGAAAACCAAACTCTCACATGAAAGTTAGGACAGATGCAGCAGGCCGGCAATATCAACAAAAAACTGATAAAATCACAGGTAAATTATATAAATACTATTTAGATGAAGGAAAAATTGCTGAAGACTATTGGACAGACATCGAAACATTAAATCGGCAAGATAAAGAACGGTTAGGGTATCCAACCCAGAAACCAGAAGCGCTCTTAGAACGGATTATCAAAGTTAGCAGTAATGAAGGTGATGTTGTATTAGATGCTTACTGCGGTTGCGGGACAACTTTAGCCGTTGCTCAGCGCCTTAACCGGCAATGGATAGGAATCGATATTACCTATCAAAGCATTAGTCTGGTTCTTAAACGCCTTGAAAATTCTTTTGGCAGTCACATACTATCCCAAATTCAACTAATGGGTATTCCCAAAGATAGGGAATCGGCAATCGCACTGGCAAGCGATCAAAGCCATTGCCGGCGCAATGAATTTGACAAATGGGCGATTCTTACCTATTCAAATAACCAAGCGCTTATCCAAGAGAAAAAACGTTCCAACCAACGAATAGAAGGTGTTGTCTATTTTTTAGGAGAACATGGAGAATTTCATAAAATAATATTGCAATTTAAACAAAATAATATAAATTTTTCAGATATTGAAGAAATGCATGAAATTATAATAAGTCAAAAAGCTAGTCTGGTTATTTACATTGTCTTAAAAAAAAGTATTGCTCTTGTAGAAAAAGCTCAAACTTATGGATTTCATCATGATAAAACCAAGGGAAATAGTTACCCTCGCTTGCAACTTGTCACGATTCAAGAAATCTTGGAAGAAGGAAAGCGTCTTAAAATTCCTTAA
- the urtA gene encoding urea ABC transporter substrate-binding protein: MGANSTHPTRKLNTGTTPIKIGVLHSLTGTMSISEISVKDATLLAIDEINAAGGVLGCRLEAIIEDGASDLQTFAQKAKKLLQQEQVAVVFGCWTSASRKAVLPVFEGLNGLLFYPVQYEGLEQSPNVFYTGAVPNQQIIPAVDYLFAQGKRKIYLIGSDYIFPRTANQVIKAQLAAQGGELAGEDYIPLGGTDFSTTIAHIQASQPDAIVNSLNGDSNVVFFQKLREAGFTAEDLPVMSVSLAEEEVRNMGAENIAGHLVVWNYFQTIETEENRQFVKAYKEKYGQNRVTDDPIEAAYLGVYLWKQAVEKAGSTDVAKVKAAAKNIEFAAPGGIVKIDGKTQHTWKIVRVGKVRADGLIGEIWNSGEPVCPDPFLKLYPWAAGFSNRRFRGGIRTSLIALFSALGMLTSLAVWVGWISATQLKSASAALSVANDETARKLVLEASAAANHSQFLLLLALLLNVVGMPVALLVVSRITRALAEVTHTAQLLSSGDLNVRSPVTSGDEIGLLSSTLNTMAQQVGSLLKGLEVRSRQLEERSLELQAAKDAAEAASRAKSTFLANMSHELRTPLNAIIGYSEMLQEEAIDSGYGEMQPDLDRICIAGKHLLTMIGDILDISKIEAGRMILCPETFDVADLIDEIAVSFRPLIAKNGNTLTVNCDHNLGTMYADLTKLRQSLFNLLSNAAKFTHQGKITLTVSAEEGDTEDSSFIVFSISDTGIGITPAQMANLFQPFTQADASMSRTYGGTGLGLAITQKFCQMQGGEISVKSEAGCGSTFTIRLPVVVKTEEETEPGDAEVKSQVWDSRVLSLSTTVLVIDDDPDARELIARCLTKQGFRVVASAGGEVGLRLAQELRPDAIILDVMMPRMDGWAVLSALKANPNLADIPVIVLTFVEDKNQGFALGAAEYLIKPVDYKTFTDLLNKISDRNALSSSRSG; encoded by the coding sequence ATGGGAGCAAACAGCACTCACCCTACCCGGAAACTGAACACCGGCACTACCCCGATTAAAATTGGCGTGCTGCATTCCCTCACCGGCACCATGTCGATCAGTGAGATTTCCGTGAAAGATGCTACCTTGCTGGCAATTGATGAAATTAATGCCGCAGGCGGAGTTTTAGGATGCCGGCTCGAAGCAATTATTGAGGATGGGGCGAGCGATTTGCAAACCTTTGCCCAGAAGGCGAAGAAATTGCTGCAACAGGAACAGGTAGCCGTCGTGTTTGGCTGCTGGACTTCTGCCAGTCGCAAAGCCGTGCTGCCGGTGTTTGAAGGGTTGAATGGATTGCTCTTTTACCCCGTACAGTATGAAGGTTTAGAGCAATCTCCAAACGTCTTCTACACCGGCGCTGTGCCCAACCAGCAAATTATTCCAGCGGTGGATTACTTATTCGCTCAGGGCAAGCGGAAAATTTACCTGATTGGCTCAGATTACATCTTTCCGCGTACCGCCAACCAAGTTATCAAAGCGCAATTGGCGGCACAGGGGGGAGAGTTGGCGGGAGAAGATTATATCCCCCTTGGCGGCACAGATTTCAGCACGACAATCGCCCATATTCAAGCCTCACAACCCGATGCAATTGTCAACAGTCTCAATGGCGATAGTAATGTCGTTTTCTTCCAGAAGTTGAGAGAAGCCGGTTTCACAGCCGAAGACTTGCCGGTGATGTCTGTGAGTTTGGCAGAAGAAGAAGTGCGAAACATGGGGGCTGAAAATATTGCTGGACATCTGGTGGTGTGGAACTATTTCCAAACCATTGAGACAGAAGAAAACCGGCAGTTTGTCAAAGCTTACAAGGAAAAATACGGTCAAAATCGCGTCACAGATGACCCCATCGAGGCGGCATATTTGGGCGTTTATCTGTGGAAGCAAGCCGTAGAGAAGGCGGGTTCAACAGACGTGGCGAAGGTGAAGGCGGCTGCTAAAAATATCGAGTTTGCCGCGCCGGGAGGCATTGTTAAGATAGATGGCAAAACCCAGCATACTTGGAAAATTGTGCGCGTCGGTAAGGTGAGAGCAGATGGTTTGATCGGGGAAATCTGGAATTCTGGAGAGCCGGTGTGCCCCGATCCGTTCCTCAAACTTTATCCCTGGGCGGCAGGATTTTCTAACCGAAGGTTCCGGGGAGGAATTCGCACCTCCTTGATCGCGCTGTTTAGCGCCCTGGGAATGCTCACCTCGCTGGCGGTGTGGGTTGGGTGGATCAGCGCAACGCAACTCAAAAGCGCGAGTGCAGCGCTCTCAGTGGCAAATGACGAGACAGCGCGGAAGCTGGTGCTAGAGGCGAGCGCAGCGGCAAATCACAGTCAGTTTTTGTTGCTGCTGGCGCTGCTTTTAAATGTGGTGGGGATGCCGGTGGCGCTGCTTGTCGTCTCTCGGATTACCCGTGCCTTGGCTGAAGTGACGCACACGGCTCAACTGCTGTCGAGTGGCGATTTGAACGTGCGATCGCCGGTGACTTCTGGGGATGAAATCGGGCTGCTTTCCTCAACTTTAAATACAATGGCTCAGCAAGTAGGCAGCTTGCTTAAGGGTTTAGAAGTGCGAAGCCGGCAACTTGAAGAACGTAGCCTTGAGTTGCAAGCTGCTAAAGACGCAGCCGAAGCTGCCAGCCGCGCCAAAAGCACATTTTTGGCGAATATGAGTCATGAGTTACGCACGCCTCTCAACGCCATTATTGGCTACAGCGAGATGCTACAAGAGGAAGCCATAGATTCAGGCTATGGGGAGATGCAACCCGATCTCGATAGGATTTGCATCGCTGGAAAACACTTGCTAACAATGATCGGCGATATTCTCGATATCTCGAAAATAGAAGCCGGCAGAATGATTCTTTGCCCAGAAACGTTTGATGTAGCGGATTTAATTGATGAGATTGCGGTGAGTTTCCGGCCTTTGATTGCAAAAAATGGTAACACTTTGACGGTCAATTGCGACCACAACCTCGGCACGATGTATGCTGACTTAACGAAACTGCGGCAATCACTTTTCAATCTGCTTAGTAATGCGGCTAAGTTCACTCACCAGGGCAAAATTACGCTGACAGTGAGTGCAGAAGAGGGCGATACTGAGGATTCATCGTTCATTGTTTTCTCTATCAGCGACACCGGCATTGGCATAACGCCGGCACAGATGGCGAATCTTTTCCAGCCATTCACCCAAGCAGATGCCTCCATGTCGCGCACCTATGGAGGCACCGGCTTAGGGCTTGCGATTACTCAGAAATTTTGCCAAATGCAAGGCGGGGAAATTTCTGTTAAAAGCGAAGCCGGTTGTGGTTCTACTTTTACGATTCGCCTGCCGGTGGTAGTGAAAACTGAAGAAGAAACTGAGCCGGGTGATGCGGAAGTGAAGTCTCAAGTTTGGGATAGCCGTGTTCTGAGTCTTTCTACTACTGTACTGGTGATTGATGATGATCCGGACGCACGAGAACTGATTGCGCGTTGCTTGACTAAACAAGGGTTTCGCGTGGTGGCGTCGGCAGGTGGCGAGGTGGGATTGCGACTGGCACAGGAATTGCGCCCAGATGCGATTATTCTGGATGTGATGATGCCTCGTATGGATGGCTGGGCGGTACTTTCAGCCCTTAAAGCCAATCCGAATCTGGCTGATATTCCGGTGATTGTGCTGACGTTTGTGGAAGATAAAAATCAGGGATTTGCTCTGGGGGCGGCGGAATATTTGATCAAGCCGGTTGATTACAAAACTTTTACGGATCTTTTGAACAAAATTAGTGATCGCAATGCTTTAAGTTCATCACGCAGTGGTTAG
- a CDS encoding CsbD family protein, protein MSLEDRAKATASNLEGKAKEALGEVTGDPQDKAEGKMKQAEGQTRHAGEDLKDKVKDTIDKL, encoded by the coding sequence ATGAGCTTAGAAGATAGAGCCAAAGCAACAGCCAGCAATCTTGAAGGCAAAGCTAAAGAAGCGCTGGGTGAAGTCACCGGCGATCCTCAAGATAAAGCTGAAGGCAAAATGAAACAAGCAGAAGGGCAAACCCGCCACGCTGGTGAAGATCTGAAAGATAAAGTCAAAGACACCATTGACAAGCTATAA
- a CDS encoding CsbD family protein, with translation MSIQERAKVAGENLEGKAQEVVGEITCDPQDRVEGKAKELDLQTCHAAEELKEEIDHKLD, from the coding sequence ATGAGCATCCAAGAAAGAGCAAAAGTGGCTGGAGAGAACCTTGAAGGCAAAGCTCAAGAAGTGGTAGGTGAAATTACTTGCGATCCTCAAGATCGAGTTGAAGGTAAAGCCAAGGAACTTGATTTGCAAACTTGTCATGCTGCGGAAGAATTGAAAGAAGAGATCGACCACAAGCTGGACTAA
- the uvrB gene encoding excinuclease ABC subunit UvrB produces MVQFHLQAPFQPTGDQPQAIAQLVKGIQAGHPYQTLLGATGTGKTFSIASVIQQIRKPTLVLAHNKTLAAQLCNELRDFFPNNAVEYFVSYYDYYQPEAYIPVTDTYIEKTASINDEIDMLRHSATRSLFERQDVIVVASISCIYGLGIPSEYLKASIPLKVGNEVNQRQLLRDLAGVQYTRNDLDLGRGRFRVKGDVLEIGPAYEDRIIRVEFFGDEIDAIRYLDPVTGNILQSVEALNIYPARHFVTPQDRLDIACQAIESELEERLEELQKEGKLLEAQRLEQRARYDLEMLREVGYCNGVENYSRHLAGRIAGEPPECLIDYFPKDWLLVIDESHVSVPQIRAMYNGDQARKKVLIEHGFRLPSAADNRPLKADEFWEKVNQCIFVSATPGDWEIEKSEGHVAEQVIRPTGVIDPEIFVRPTSGQIDDLLGEIKDRVDRKERTLVTTLTKRMAEDLTEYLQERGIKVRYLHSEIQSIERIEILQALREGEFDVLIGVNLLREGLDLPEVSLVAILDADKEGFLRAARSLIQTIGRAARHVQGQAILYADNLTDSMIKAIDETDRRRGIQTAYNKLHGITPQSIAKKSGNAILSFLDLSRRLNSQQLETACEQADELSLEQIPELIGQLEAQMKEAAKKMEFEEAAKYRDRIKNLRDRMLGNHR; encoded by the coding sequence ATGGTGCAATTTCATCTCCAAGCCCCCTTTCAACCCACCGGCGACCAGCCGCAAGCCATCGCACAACTGGTTAAGGGCATTCAAGCCGGCCACCCCTATCAAACCCTGCTAGGGGCCACCGGCACCGGCAAAACCTTCTCGATCGCCTCAGTGATTCAGCAAATCCGCAAACCCACCCTCGTACTCGCCCACAACAAAACCCTGGCTGCCCAGCTCTGCAACGAATTGCGGGATTTCTTCCCGAACAATGCCGTTGAATACTTTGTCAGTTACTACGACTACTATCAACCGGAAGCTTATATTCCTGTCACCGACACCTATATCGAAAAAACCGCCTCAATTAACGATGAAATTGATATGCTGAGGCACTCAGCCACTCGTTCGTTATTTGAGCGCCAGGATGTGATTGTCGTTGCTTCAATTAGCTGCATTTACGGCTTAGGAATCCCTTCTGAATATTTGAAAGCTTCTATCCCTTTAAAAGTGGGAAATGAAGTTAATCAACGTCAATTGCTGCGAGACTTAGCCGGCGTGCAATATACGCGCAACGATTTAGATTTAGGTCGAGGGCGGTTTCGGGTTAAAGGCGATGTTTTAGAAATTGGCCCTGCCTATGAAGACCGAATTATTCGAGTAGAGTTTTTCGGCGATGAAATTGACGCCATTCGTTATCTTGACCCCGTAACCGGCAACATCTTGCAAAGCGTAGAAGCCCTAAATATTTACCCAGCGCGTCACTTTGTTACCCCACAAGATCGCCTAGATATTGCTTGCCAAGCCATTGAGTCGGAACTAGAAGAACGGCTGGAAGAATTGCAAAAAGAAGGGAAATTATTAGAAGCCCAGCGCTTAGAACAACGCGCCCGCTACGATCTGGAGATGTTGCGAGAAGTGGGTTACTGCAATGGCGTTGAAAACTATTCTCGTCACTTAGCAGGGCGGATTGCCGGTGAACCCCCAGAATGTTTAATTGATTATTTCCCGAAAGATTGGCTACTCGTGATTGATGAATCTCACGTTTCAGTCCCACAAATCCGGGCGATGTATAATGGCGACCAAGCGCGTAAAAAAGTGTTAATTGAGCATGGATTTCGCCTTCCTAGCGCAGCCGATAATCGACCCCTCAAAGCTGATGAATTTTGGGAAAAGGTCAATCAGTGTATTTTTGTTTCCGCTACACCCGGAGATTGGGAAATAGAAAAATCAGAAGGTCATGTAGCAGAGCAAGTGATTCGGCCCACCGGCGTGATTGATCCAGAAATTTTTGTGCGGCCAACATCCGGTCAAATAGATGATTTATTAGGAGAAATTAAAGACCGAGTTGACCGGAAAGAACGCACGCTGGTAACAACTTTAACCAAGCGCATGGCGGAGGATTTGACAGAATATCTCCAAGAGCGCGGAATTAAAGTCCGGTATCTGCATTCTGAAATTCAATCGATTGAGCGCATTGAGATTCTCCAAGCGTTGCGTGAGGGTGAATTTGACGTGCTAATTGGCGTCAATTTACTGCGAGAAGGATTAGATTTGCCAGAAGTTTCTCTCGTGGCGATTTTGGATGCAGATAAAGAAGGATTTTTACGGGCGGCGCGTTCCCTCATTCAAACCATCGGGCGGGCGGCGCGTCATGTGCAGGGACAAGCGATTTTATATGCCGATAATCTCACCGACAGCATGATCAAAGCGATTGACGAAACGGATCGCCGGCGGGGAATTCAAACCGCGTATAATAAGCTGCACGGAATTACACCGCAGTCAATTGCCAAGAAATCAGGAAATGCCATTTTGTCATTTTTGGATTTGTCGCGCCGGCTCAACTCCCAGCAGTTGGAAACCGCTTGCGAACAGGCTGATGAGCTTTCTTTAGAGCAGATTCCTGAATTAATCGGCCAATTAGAAGCGCAGATGAAAGAAGCGGCGAAGAAAATGGAATTTGAGGAAGCGGCGAAGTATCGAGATCGCATTAAAAATCTGCGAGATCGAATGCTCGGCAATCACCGATAA
- a CDS encoding dienelactone hydrolase family protein, translating into MPDFTRRKFIITSALAAGFALAVRPISAQVITTDSESLVAGEVMIPVTDGEIPAYRAMPATGENFPIVLVVQEIFGVHEHIQDVCRRFAKLGYLAIAPEMFARQGDVSQLSDVQEIISQVVSKVPDEQALSDLDAAVAWAKTSSKGNADKLAITGFCWGGRMVWLYSAHNPNVKAGVAWYGRLVGESKPLTPQHPIDIAADLKVPVLGLYGGSDQGIPNESVEKMEEALKAGNSGSEIILYPDAPHAFFADYRPSYRQEAAEDGWQRLQAWFKQHGVV; encoded by the coding sequence ATGCCTGATTTTACACGCCGGAAATTTATCATTACGAGTGCTTTGGCGGCTGGGTTTGCGTTGGCAGTTCGCCCAATTTCTGCTCAAGTGATCACGACAGATAGTGAAAGTTTGGTGGCGGGTGAGGTGATGATTCCTGTCACCGATGGTGAAATACCGGCTTATCGGGCAATGCCGGCAACGGGTGAGAATTTTCCCATTGTACTGGTGGTGCAAGAAATTTTTGGGGTGCATGAACACATTCAAGATGTTTGCCGCCGGTTTGCAAAGTTAGGATATTTAGCCATTGCGCCTGAAATGTTTGCCCGTCAAGGCGATGTTTCCCAACTTAGTGATGTTCAAGAAATTATTTCTCAAGTTGTTTCTAAGGTTCCAGATGAGCAAGCACTATCTGATTTAGATGCGGCGGTTGCTTGGGCAAAAACATCCAGCAAAGGCAATGCGGATAAACTTGCAATTACCGGCTTTTGTTGGGGGGGTCGAATGGTTTGGTTATATAGCGCTCATAATCCCAATGTTAAAGCTGGAGTGGCATGGTATGGGCGTTTAGTGGGGGAATCTAAGCCGTTAACGCCCCAGCATCCGATTGATATTGCTGCTGATTTGAAGGTGCCGGTTTTGGGGCTTTATGGCGGCAGTGATCAGGGAATTCCCAATGAATCTGTTGAGAAAATGGAGGAAGCGTTGAAAGCCGGCAACAGTGGTTCGGAAATTATTCTTTACCCGGATGCGCCCCACGCTTTCTTTGCTGACTACCGTCCTAGTTATCGCCAAGAGGCGGCTGAGGATGGCTGGCAGCGCTTACAGGCTTGGTTTAAGCAGCATGGCGTTGTTTGA
- a CDS encoding DegT/DnrJ/EryC1/StrS aminotransferase family protein, producing the protein MTSASVKVPFVDLTLQHQPIQAEIEQAIQTVLRRGDFVLGEALAEFESAFAAACGVPYGIGVACGTDAIALGLQACGIDTGDEVILPANTFIATLIGVLRAGATPILVDCDPQTALIDLAAAEAAITPKTRAILPVHLYGQMVSPRQLRDFAGTYNLVIFEDAAQAHLAERERYRAGSIGTAAAFSFYPSKNLGAFGDGGAVVTGDPDVAKKMRTLRNYGAPQKYLHTEVGTNSRLDTLQAAILKVKLPYLAGWNRARNEAAQRYDALLSQFEGISPIQNQSGAGHVYHLYTIRTLGSVSRDALQEELAKVGIQTGIHYPIPCHLQPAYQHLGYKPGDFPHAEALCQEILSLPMYPGLEETQISQVAAGIQSFTSRQPAALR; encoded by the coding sequence ATGACTAGCGCCTCTGTCAAAGTTCCGTTTGTTGACCTCACACTGCAACACCAGCCCATTCAAGCTGAGATAGAACAGGCGATCCAAACTGTGTTGCGGCGGGGAGATTTCGTTCTGGGTGAGGCGCTGGCAGAATTTGAGTCCGCCTTTGCAGCAGCCTGCGGTGTGCCTTATGGCATTGGGGTTGCCTGTGGAACCGATGCCATTGCCCTAGGATTGCAAGCCTGTGGCATCGACACCGGCGATGAAGTCATCTTACCGGCCAACACGTTTATTGCCACCTTAATCGGCGTCCTACGTGCCGGCGCGACGCCAATCTTAGTCGATTGTGACCCGCAAACTGCTCTGATAGACCTGGCAGCCGCCGAAGCCGCCATCACACCGAAGACACGCGCGATCTTACCCGTCCATCTTTACGGACAAATGGTTTCCCCGCGCCAACTACGAGACTTCGCCGGCACCTACAACCTAGTGATTTTTGAAGATGCTGCCCAAGCTCATTTAGCGGAACGAGAACGCTACCGCGCCGGCTCAATCGGCACTGCGGCAGCGTTTAGCTTCTACCCCAGTAAAAATTTGGGTGCCTTTGGAGATGGCGGCGCAGTTGTCACCGGCGATCCAGACGTGGCAAAAAAAATGCGAACCCTTCGCAACTACGGCGCACCGCAGAAATATTTACACACCGAAGTCGGGACAAACAGCCGGCTCGATACCTTACAGGCCGCTATACTCAAGGTCAAACTGCCCTATTTAGCCGGCTGGAACCGCGCCCGCAACGAAGCTGCCCAGCGGTATGACGCGTTACTTTCCCAGTTTGAGGGCATTAGTCCTATCCAAAACCAAAGCGGTGCCGGCCACGTTTACCATCTCTACACGATCCGCACCCTCGGTTCTGTCAGTCGCGACGCGCTTCAAGAAGAACTCGCCAAAGTCGGCATCCAAACCGGCATCCATTACCCCATTCCTTGCCACCTACAGCCGGCTTACCAACACTTGGGCTACAAACCCGGCGATTTTCCCCATGCAGAAGCCCTGTGCCAGGAAATTCTCTCGTTGCCAATGTATCCCGGACTGGAGGAGACACAAATTTCCCAAGTCGCTGCCGGTATTCAATCTTTCACCAGTCGCCAACCTGCAGCCCTTCGCTGA